A portion of the Granulosicoccus antarcticus IMCC3135 genome contains these proteins:
- a CDS encoding chemotaxis protein CheW: MASQHLLFEASGLTLAAPGDLIKAIHESLQVRTVAGTQSWFRGLAVAHGKLLPVTDLGAFAGRRSSTGRTLELSDATGIAALQIDTVYGLSNVPVSDVPLNDSELSGVNGSNLALTDRAIVFENRIHRLLDVAALVQSPAFLNIAETTH; this comes from the coding sequence GTGGCATCTCAACACCTGTTATTTGAAGCCAGCGGATTGACACTGGCAGCCCCGGGCGATCTGATCAAGGCGATTCACGAATCCCTGCAAGTGCGGACCGTGGCTGGAACCCAAAGCTGGTTTCGAGGCCTGGCGGTCGCCCATGGCAAACTGTTGCCTGTCACCGACTTGGGAGCATTTGCAGGACGCAGATCCTCGACTGGCCGGACGCTGGAATTATCCGATGCGACGGGAATAGCCGCGTTACAGATTGATACGGTCTACGGGCTTAGCAATGTCCCGGTCTCTGATGTACCGTTGAACGATAGTGAGTTATCAGGTGTCAATGGCAGCAACCTGGCACTTACTGATCGTGCCATCGTCTTCGAAAATAGAATCCACCGATTGCTGGATGTGGCTGCACTGGTGCAATCTCCGGCCTTTCTGAACATTGCGGAAACTACTCACTGA
- the erpA gene encoding iron-sulfur cluster insertion protein ErpA, translated as MSAEVSIDDFEMPDPLVFTEAAALKVKELIVEEGNPDLMLRVFVSGGGCSGFQYGFTFDEVVNEGDTEVKKEGVKLLIDPMSFQYLTGAEIDYTEGLEGSQFVIRNPNATTTCGCGSSFSV; from the coding sequence ATGAGTGCTGAAGTCAGTATTGACGACTTCGAGATGCCTGATCCGCTGGTGTTCACAGAAGCGGCGGCACTTAAAGTCAAAGAATTGATCGTGGAGGAGGGTAATCCCGACCTCATGTTGCGAGTGTTTGTTTCGGGTGGTGGCTGCAGCGGATTTCAGTACGGCTTCACATTTGACGAAGTTGTCAATGAAGGTGATACCGAAGTGAAGAAGGAAGGCGTCAAGCTGCTGATCGATCCGATGAGTTTTCAGTACCTGACCGGTGCAGAAATCGATTACACCGAAGGCCTTGAAGGGTCACAGTTCGTCATCAGGAACCCTAACGCCACAACGACTTGTGGTTGCGGTTCTTCGTTCTCAGTCTAA
- a CDS encoding methyl-accepting chemotaxis protein translates to MLTVLALLVSLMGLARTSALASERMDQLQVAWAAVQDGSVEGTELVVTDRLMRRLRLPVPAMRNAAYWSLGLTLLSMVLFAWFIASRRSADDMMIAAEEGREQSEKAAILKLLDEIAPLASGDLRVRATVGDTLTGSVADSFNFALSELRWLVGTMDHSVLQINDAIERSLNTAESVTRACSEQSGEIHRSSNQLVSMNGALAEVTADATAACSSAQASVEQVERGLHALSISFNRMAIIRNEAESTTRLMSRMTDNVSAIEERVSVVQEVAKRTDLLALNATIKASASTNTQSASDATADLGRLSAEVAQLAEVLGQATRDISTLAGTISRDATDTVKSMHRSSVELDEGGTQIQKAGEVLNIIRQNSDSLRQRVVAMADKSAAQTGIVRQLSENMDVINHITRQTSDAVTGNADSLGELADLSAELKQSLSDFNLPPRPSREGSRDMTADASSQARKAADRAAIHG, encoded by the coding sequence ATGCTAACTGTGCTGGCGCTTCTGGTTTCATTGATGGGACTGGCACGTACATCCGCGCTTGCCAGCGAGCGTATGGACCAGTTGCAAGTGGCGTGGGCGGCCGTGCAGGATGGTTCCGTGGAAGGGACCGAACTGGTGGTTACTGATCGACTGATGCGTCGACTGCGCTTGCCGGTGCCAGCCATGCGCAATGCCGCCTACTGGAGTCTGGGACTGACCTTGCTGAGTATGGTTCTTTTCGCCTGGTTCATTGCTTCGCGGCGTAGTGCCGATGACATGATGATAGCGGCAGAAGAGGGGCGAGAGCAGTCAGAGAAAGCGGCCATCCTGAAATTACTGGACGAGATTGCCCCATTGGCCAGCGGCGATCTAAGGGTCCGAGCGACGGTGGGAGATACGCTCACCGGCTCGGTGGCTGATAGTTTCAATTTTGCGCTCAGCGAATTGCGATGGCTGGTGGGCACCATGGATCATTCGGTATTGCAGATTAACGATGCGATAGAACGCTCTCTGAATACCGCTGAATCGGTCACTCGTGCCTGCAGCGAGCAATCCGGCGAAATACATCGCTCGTCCAATCAACTGGTTTCGATGAATGGGGCTCTGGCCGAAGTCACTGCCGATGCGACAGCTGCCTGTTCCAGCGCGCAGGCATCCGTTGAACAAGTGGAGCGAGGCCTGCATGCGCTGTCAATCAGCTTCAATCGCATGGCTATCATTCGGAATGAAGCGGAATCGACGACCCGGCTCATGAGTCGTATGACTGACAATGTATCCGCTATCGAAGAGCGAGTCTCTGTTGTTCAGGAGGTTGCCAAGCGTACCGATCTGCTGGCCTTGAATGCCACTATCAAAGCCTCTGCCAGTACGAATACCCAATCTGCTTCCGATGCCACTGCTGATCTGGGGCGTTTGTCCGCCGAAGTTGCGCAACTGGCAGAAGTGCTGGGTCAAGCCACTCGCGACATCTCTACATTGGCAGGTACCATTTCGCGGGATGCAACGGACACAGTCAAGTCAATGCATCGTTCCTCCGTCGAGCTGGATGAAGGGGGGACTCAGATCCAGAAAGCCGGGGAGGTTTTGAATATCATTCGTCAGAATTCCGACTCCTTGCGACAGCGTGTCGTTGCCATGGCAGACAAGAGCGCAGCGCAGACCGGTATCGTACGACAATTGTCTGAGAACATGGATGTCATCAATCACATCACTCGGCAGACTAGCGATGCCGTAACCGGCAATGCCGATTCTCTGGGTGAGCTTGCGGACTTGTCAGCTGAGCTTAAGCAGAGTCTGTCGGATTTCAATCTGCCACCTCGACCGTCACGTGAAGGCAGTCGAGACATGACGGCCGATGCATCCAGCCAGGCGCGCAAGGCTGCGGACCGGGCTGCGATTCATGGATGA
- the argC gene encoding N-acetyl-gamma-glutamyl-phosphate reductase: MRIGIIGGSGYTGVELLRLLSVRDDIEIVFISSRAQAGTRVDALFPSLRGHVDLLFSDPDDVTDASCDLVFYATPNGTAMNQAPALLDKGTRVVDLSADFRLKDIAVWERWYGMTHTCPEWVEKAVYGLPEMYREEIASAQLVANPGCYPTAVQLGFLPLVEAGLVDTGSLIADVKSGITGAGRGASVPNLLAEASDSFKAYGVSGHRHLPEIEQGLANMTAENVSLTFTPHLLPIIRGIHATLYARLNQDVDLQKLFEARFADEPFVDVMPAGAHPETRSVRGTNMCRLAVHQPQGRGTAVVLAVEDNLVKGAAGQAIQNMNLMLGLPETKGLLQPALMP; this comes from the coding sequence ATGCGAATCGGTATCATTGGTGGTTCAGGTTACACAGGGGTGGAGCTACTGCGGTTGCTGTCCGTCCGTGATGATATCGAGATTGTTTTCATCAGCTCGCGTGCGCAGGCCGGCACGCGAGTTGACGCATTGTTCCCCAGTCTGCGTGGTCATGTCGATTTACTGTTTTCAGATCCTGATGATGTTACGGACGCATCCTGTGATCTGGTGTTCTATGCAACACCCAACGGTACGGCGATGAATCAAGCCCCCGCCTTGCTGGACAAGGGAACACGAGTGGTTGATCTGTCGGCAGACTTCCGACTCAAGGATATTGCCGTGTGGGAACGCTGGTACGGCATGACGCATACCTGCCCGGAGTGGGTGGAGAAGGCCGTTTACGGATTGCCTGAAATGTATCGCGAAGAGATTGCCTCTGCGCAGCTGGTAGCCAATCCGGGGTGTTATCCGACAGCTGTACAGCTGGGTTTTCTGCCTTTGGTGGAAGCAGGGCTGGTTGATACCGGGTCACTGATTGCCGATGTCAAATCAGGCATTACCGGTGCGGGGCGTGGCGCTTCTGTTCCGAATCTGCTGGCGGAAGCAAGCGATAGCTTCAAGGCCTATGGCGTGTCAGGGCACAGACATCTGCCCGAAATCGAACAAGGCCTGGCGAACATGACCGCTGAGAATGTCAGCCTGACATTCACGCCGCATCTGCTGCCCATCATCCGCGGTATTCATGCCACGCTCTATGCTCGACTGAATCAGGATGTCGATTTGCAGAAATTGTTCGAAGCTCGTTTTGCGGATGAACCCTTCGTCGATGTCATGCCGGCGGGCGCACATCCGGAAACTCGCTCGGTAAGAGGCACGAACATGTGCCGCCTGGCGGTTCATCAACCTCAGGGGCGAGGTACGGCTGTGGTATTGGCGGTAGAAGACAATCTGGTGAAGGGCGCAGCCGGGCAAGCTATTCAGAATATGAACCTGATGTTGGGGCTGCCGGAGACCAAAGGTCTGTTGCAACCTGCATTGATGCCCTGA
- a CDS encoding response regulator — protein sequence MDDSGDNDCVENVASVPDFTHEALAHLQVQSDDFARHVESFLEAPEEAGRQVLCEDLLRFRNTLVLLEKNAAVFVAEELLTLLQADQQGELNSQAELARVLLLATDQLSEHVALLQQDPTVDSALPLLPLVNDSRACRGETLLSDMLVLAAGIELPEARIASLGENSIDSEADREWAKQRQSWNDRASLAHPRLAQRLLNWWSGDNQDAQRLLKLKAVAAELDSLAGFCRSNNYLDTLLPLFQASSLVARAIGVGELIDGPALRSLYAQLERCVRRSLRAAAPDDLLPGDLLRNYLYYLAQIESDDAVALGLRRRFRLDRIRQAARANELCNTPTIGVGYHLSRAIRNSISAETETLRVWLENSIGESSKNQPRLIRLRVRLRQLEPVLTLMGAPEALACIQGINADLCKLDGNRSGSSGAQLTSTSAGSCTSDDQDLQDSDSFEQIRQRLAESLLLLDVLLDKNARRSVLRSATPALPVTVQGEAVFVDMAIDACLREARAVLQEVSETLEIHLPAGAFSTGRCHALTQKIISVDQALQILPLPEVTPLLRGLGDLLTHLQLQDRQKSSQSSADNRMVMPIHEEIATLLVSLDYYLGCVLQPQASASQLLIDAEDALMNARNLLDGKSANDETRVSEGQTEDVVARLLPLWDAIGAALSRYKGSANAASLVAIGQSLKSFNDAAVHGASPAIELLAASATRWFQYLQGITDELNAEQLTLLDEVHGVIPQLIDQWLSHTEDVRGLDELLDKLEDLETTLGLHETGGLTLTIDDDLLPDPLDDSVRLALDNTLQHVFHYECLGHLEELESSIRSALQPSAGITQRLPTEQMLRSLHTLAGSAQAVDAPYIAAIVQPLQRAALARQREGSSFDAPEARYIGELLAALRARLNSLATGESVEPEVEAVEARLSAFVARIIPGSDAADSGLGLASNVRSLDDVFGEEAGDLLDRLRLIVHSEVHGPGEIRSALALLHTLKGSARMAGRVTIAEHAHVLESELKKLHEAPALTAALKAGYATLRGLTTQASAQLSVTGSGGEAAVAGNYQSDSLLVSDSAFEGLLDLATDVTVNQARLSDALERMREVYHDMETTSHRWRALPESEHQEHSPAVAEMFADLQAACLVMRDALNQAEREQPQASRAAASLQQTLIRTRLVRVDEARERLSQAVQDALEMTHCQAQVIIEGGEVTLDRGLFRKLLASLEHLARNAIVHGIETESERGRAGKSLTGTIRLSASIDGTDLVLDFSDDGRGINRQELNKLLAASAEPLVETHEDLQATLFRSGFSSIKFPTALAGHGLGLSAVQAVVEQLGGQVQLASRLGEGTRISLRIPQRMVVNQVVVVECEGALFAIPVSQVEAVRMAGATVETPPKHRLVALAQLLSRQVLSDASLKSPSKAAVLVSVSGQELALEIDRVIGYRELVTQALGPQLATLHQYSGGSILSDGRQVLILDLNSVVEALGRDQRLTVKPARESLRPVALVVDDSLTMRTAAARVLQRCGIAVRQSRNGVEAMESMATAIPNLIILDMEMPQLDGYGFLKRILEEYAQACPPVIVISSRDKRADQLRMEKLGIVRFLSKPYSESQLQAAVEAAGLRLADLTIA from the coding sequence ATGGATGATTCCGGTGATAACGACTGCGTTGAAAACGTAGCCTCTGTACCGGATTTTACGCACGAAGCACTAGCTCATCTGCAAGTGCAGAGTGATGACTTTGCGCGGCATGTAGAGAGCTTTCTGGAAGCTCCGGAAGAGGCCGGCCGGCAGGTGCTGTGTGAGGACCTGCTGCGTTTTCGAAATACACTGGTTTTGCTTGAAAAGAATGCCGCTGTTTTTGTTGCCGAAGAACTGCTGACGTTATTACAGGCAGATCAGCAGGGCGAGCTGAACAGTCAGGCGGAGTTGGCGCGAGTGCTGCTGTTAGCCACTGATCAACTAAGTGAGCATGTTGCTCTGTTACAACAAGACCCGACGGTTGACAGTGCCTTGCCACTGTTGCCGTTGGTCAACGACAGCCGCGCCTGTCGAGGTGAAACCCTGCTGTCCGATATGCTTGTGTTGGCAGCTGGTATCGAATTGCCGGAGGCCCGTATTGCCTCCCTCGGTGAAAATTCCATCGATAGCGAAGCTGACCGGGAATGGGCAAAGCAGCGACAGAGCTGGAACGATCGCGCTAGTCTGGCGCATCCCAGATTGGCGCAACGATTGCTGAATTGGTGGTCAGGAGATAACCAGGATGCGCAGCGGTTACTGAAGCTTAAAGCCGTTGCCGCAGAACTTGATTCACTCGCAGGCTTCTGTCGCTCGAACAATTATCTGGATACTCTTCTGCCCCTGTTCCAGGCAAGCTCACTGGTAGCCCGAGCAATCGGGGTAGGCGAACTGATTGATGGGCCGGCCTTGCGTAGCCTGTATGCACAGCTGGAACGATGCGTTCGTCGAAGTCTGCGAGCCGCGGCACCGGATGATCTACTGCCGGGTGATCTATTGCGTAACTACCTTTACTATCTGGCGCAGATTGAATCCGATGATGCAGTGGCACTTGGTCTGCGACGACGCTTTCGTCTCGACAGAATCCGACAGGCAGCACGTGCCAATGAATTGTGTAACACGCCGACGATCGGTGTTGGCTACCATCTGTCTCGCGCCATTCGTAACAGCATTTCGGCAGAGACTGAAACTTTGCGTGTCTGGCTGGAAAATTCGATAGGCGAATCATCGAAAAACCAGCCACGATTGATTCGACTGCGTGTGCGCCTGAGGCAGCTCGAACCCGTACTGACTCTGATGGGGGCTCCCGAGGCATTGGCCTGTATACAAGGCATCAATGCTGATCTGTGCAAGCTGGACGGGAATCGTTCGGGAAGCTCAGGTGCTCAACTGACCAGTACCTCTGCCGGTTCTTGCACGTCGGATGATCAGGATCTTCAGGATTCTGATTCTTTCGAACAGATACGTCAGCGCTTGGCCGAGTCTTTGTTATTACTGGATGTACTGCTTGATAAAAATGCCAGGCGCAGCGTTCTGCGCAGTGCGACACCAGCGCTGCCGGTAACTGTTCAGGGTGAGGCAGTGTTCGTCGATATGGCGATTGATGCATGCTTGCGAGAGGCCAGAGCGGTATTGCAGGAGGTGTCTGAAACATTAGAAATACATCTGCCGGCGGGGGCGTTTTCGACCGGTCGATGTCATGCCCTCACTCAGAAAATCATCTCTGTTGACCAGGCTCTGCAGATTCTGCCCTTGCCGGAAGTCACGCCATTGTTACGTGGGCTTGGTGACCTGCTGACTCATTTGCAATTGCAGGACAGACAGAAGTCTTCGCAGTCGAGCGCTGACAATCGGATGGTGATGCCGATCCATGAAGAGATTGCAACTCTGCTGGTATCGCTCGATTATTATCTGGGATGCGTGCTGCAACCCCAGGCCTCAGCGAGCCAGTTGCTCATCGATGCTGAGGATGCATTGATGAATGCCCGCAATCTGCTTGACGGCAAATCGGCGAATGATGAGACCCGTGTGTCTGAAGGGCAGACTGAGGATGTGGTGGCACGGCTGTTGCCGTTATGGGATGCCATCGGTGCGGCATTGTCCCGCTATAAAGGAAGTGCCAATGCCGCCTCGCTGGTCGCTATTGGTCAATCTCTGAAATCGTTCAACGATGCTGCCGTTCATGGGGCATCTCCGGCGATCGAGTTACTGGCTGCCTCGGCCACTCGATGGTTTCAGTATTTGCAAGGTATTACAGATGAATTGAACGCAGAGCAGCTGACGCTGCTGGATGAGGTGCATGGTGTGATCCCGCAATTGATTGATCAGTGGTTGAGTCATACAGAAGATGTGCGAGGGCTTGATGAACTGCTGGACAAACTCGAGGATCTTGAGACAACCCTTGGCTTGCATGAAACCGGTGGGTTGACACTCACTATCGATGATGACCTGCTGCCAGACCCGTTGGATGACTCGGTTCGGCTGGCATTGGACAACACGCTCCAGCATGTTTTTCATTACGAGTGTCTGGGACATCTGGAAGAGCTGGAATCCTCCATCCGATCGGCCTTGCAGCCTAGTGCCGGCATCACACAGCGATTGCCCACCGAGCAAATGTTGCGCTCATTACATACTCTGGCTGGCAGTGCACAGGCTGTAGATGCACCCTATATCGCGGCCATCGTTCAACCTTTGCAGCGTGCCGCCCTGGCACGCCAACGCGAAGGGTCTTCGTTCGACGCTCCAGAAGCCCGTTACATAGGCGAACTGCTCGCAGCCTTGCGAGCTCGTCTGAACAGTCTGGCTACCGGGGAATCCGTGGAGCCGGAAGTGGAAGCCGTCGAGGCGCGCCTTTCCGCTTTTGTGGCTCGTATCATTCCAGGAAGCGATGCTGCCGACAGCGGGTTGGGGTTAGCGTCAAATGTTCGATCACTGGATGATGTCTTCGGCGAGGAAGCTGGTGACCTGCTGGACCGATTGCGGCTGATTGTACATAGCGAGGTACACGGGCCCGGTGAAATTCGATCAGCACTGGCTCTGCTGCATACCCTCAAGGGCAGTGCTCGCATGGCTGGACGCGTCACTATTGCAGAGCATGCGCATGTTCTGGAAAGCGAGCTGAAGAAGTTGCATGAAGCCCCGGCGCTGACGGCTGCGCTGAAAGCAGGGTACGCAACGCTGCGTGGTCTGACTACGCAGGCATCCGCGCAGCTCAGCGTGACTGGTTCTGGTGGCGAAGCTGCTGTTGCGGGCAACTATCAATCGGATTCCTTGCTTGTCAGTGATTCTGCTTTCGAGGGATTGTTGGATCTGGCGACCGATGTCACCGTTAATCAGGCTCGATTGAGCGATGCTCTGGAACGCATGCGTGAGGTCTATCATGATATGGAAACGACTTCTCATCGCTGGCGTGCTCTACCAGAGTCCGAACACCAGGAGCATTCACCTGCGGTGGCTGAGATGTTCGCGGATCTGCAGGCCGCTTGTCTGGTCATGCGTGACGCACTCAACCAGGCGGAACGCGAGCAACCGCAAGCGTCACGTGCCGCTGCCAGCTTGCAACAGACGCTGATTCGTACGCGGCTGGTTCGAGTCGACGAGGCTCGAGAGCGATTGTCGCAGGCGGTTCAGGATGCGCTTGAAATGACTCATTGCCAGGCGCAGGTCATTATTGAAGGCGGTGAAGTGACGCTTGATCGAGGCCTCTTCAGGAAATTGCTGGCATCCCTGGAGCATCTGGCGCGCAATGCTATCGTGCATGGAATCGAGACGGAGAGCGAAAGAGGCAGAGCGGGCAAGTCTCTGACGGGCACAATCAGGCTGTCAGCAAGTATCGATGGTACCGATTTGGTGCTGGATTTCAGTGATGATGGGCGCGGTATCAACCGACAAGAGCTGAACAAGCTGCTCGCGGCAAGTGCAGAGCCTCTGGTTGAAACCCATGAAGATCTGCAGGCAACCTTGTTCCGATCCGGGTTTAGCAGCATCAAATTTCCAACGGCGCTAGCGGGCCATGGTTTAGGGTTATCTGCCGTACAGGCCGTTGTGGAGCAATTAGGAGGGCAAGTGCAGCTGGCGTCGCGGCTGGGTGAGGGCACACGAATAAGTCTGCGTATTCCGCAGCGCATGGTCGTCAATCAAGTGGTCGTGGTGGAGTGCGAGGGGGCGTTGTTTGCCATTCCCGTTAGCCAGGTGGAAGCCGTACGTATGGCCGGGGCTACCGTAGAAACACCGCCGAAACATCGCCTTGTGGCTCTAGCGCAACTATTGAGCCGCCAGGTGTTAAGTGATGCGTCGCTGAAATCTCCTTCAAAAGCCGCTGTACTGGTGAGTGTCAGCGGCCAGGAACTGGCGCTTGAAATAGACAGAGTCATCGGTTATCGCGAACTGGTCACACAGGCTCTCGGGCCGCAGCTGGCCACATTGCATCAGTACTCGGGAGGCAGCATCCTGTCAGATGGGCGTCAAGTGCTCATTCTTGATCTGAACAGTGTCGTGGAGGCGCTGGGGCGTGATCAGAGGCTGACGGTGAAGCCTGCTCGCGAGTCGCTGCGCCCGGTTGCGCTGGTAGTCGACGATTCACTGACCATGCGCACCGCGGCGGCAAGGGTTCTGCAGCGCTGCGGCATCGCAGTCAGGCAAAGCCGCAATGGTGTAGAGGCAATGGAGAGCATGGCGACGGCCATTCCGAATCTCATCATTCTGGACATGGAGATGCCACAGCTGGATGGATATGGCTTTCTCAAGAGAATCCTTGAAGAATATGCCCAGGCTTGCCCACCGGTCATAGTGATAAGTAGTCGTGATAAACGTGCGGATCAGTTGCGGATGGAAAAACTCGGCATCGTGCGATTTTTGTCCAAACCCTATAGCGAATCGCAACTGCAAGCGGCTGTCGAGGCTGCAGGATTACGTCTGGCGGATCTCACTATCGCCTGA
- a CDS encoding beta-propeller domain-containing protein, whose product MNVRISLVASLISAVLLAACSSDEDLGPGPDNANTSRKLKTLENSDTFLDALRAGLIAQVSDANSYPEPVVDSDSSPVSAEGASDSDASDGGGSTASPDDSGNEVTSTNVQELGVDEQDWVKLSGNGERLYVLESAYSGYGFPSIEFDEIPPPDSIGMTSDEDPGDSPIEAPEGYQTTLRILQLDADAPDAVSLRDFPVPLEGGYAEGFYLYETEDKAQAVLTSNSNNYWAYWSESYSFGDQSSVITRVDVTDPDNASITGSLTVDGQIVSSRRIGKYLFFASRFYPTIPGVQPYDQTPEAWQAAVNNADVTDLLPQYQLDGSDVQTALIDPAECFVSEAASNNDYYSPDIITLAVLDLDTLQFSDSECYLGASETLYASPNAVFLATTQYDYSVGPIAEDGSVVDVEQDVFPIDFIWSDPRVDTDIHQFDIDGGQLVYTGSGTVPGHLGWNELRKPFRMSEKDGYLRVATMNDRQGLEESPILMTVLKADGNGELKTVSTLPNSSQPAFIGKPGEQLFASRFLGDRSYLVTFRQTDPLYVLDLADPENPLLAGELQINGYSDYLHPIDENYLLGIGRDADPASGAELGIKLSLFDVSNPASPSEIQSVLVGQTGTHSSALYDHRAITVQSATEQHPTRVSFGINVNGQALPSSSATGNDVFSYYDWTYTGLHGFDISTGTDAGITFRGAMVVESAANDDGYFYPSYVNDRSVMVNDSLFYIHGTRVYAAPWNDLANPTPAR is encoded by the coding sequence ATGAACGTTCGAATCTCCCTGGTCGCAAGTCTGATCAGTGCGGTCCTGCTGGCTGCCTGCAGCTCTGATGAGGACCTCGGTCCCGGCCCCGATAACGCCAATACCAGTCGCAAGCTCAAAACACTGGAAAACAGTGATACGTTTCTGGATGCCCTGCGTGCGGGGCTTATAGCGCAGGTATCGGATGCGAACAGCTATCCGGAGCCCGTAGTCGATTCTGATAGCAGCCCAGTATCAGCGGAAGGGGCGTCTGATTCCGATGCCTCTGACGGAGGCGGTTCTACCGCGAGTCCGGATGATTCAGGCAACGAAGTGACGTCTACCAATGTGCAGGAGCTGGGTGTTGATGAGCAGGATTGGGTCAAGCTCAGTGGCAATGGCGAGCGACTTTATGTTCTGGAAAGTGCTTATTCTGGCTATGGCTTCCCGAGCATAGAGTTTGATGAAATACCACCACCTGACAGCATTGGTATGACAAGCGATGAGGATCCTGGCGATAGTCCCATTGAAGCCCCCGAGGGCTACCAGACGACGTTGCGTATTCTTCAGCTCGATGCGGATGCTCCAGATGCTGTCAGTCTCCGAGACTTTCCTGTGCCGCTCGAAGGTGGATATGCGGAAGGCTTCTATTTGTACGAGACTGAGGATAAAGCGCAGGCGGTACTAACCTCAAACAGTAATAATTACTGGGCTTACTGGTCGGAGTCATACTCATTCGGTGATCAGAGCAGCGTGATTACTCGAGTCGATGTCACTGACCCTGATAATGCATCTATCACCGGCAGTCTGACGGTTGACGGTCAGATTGTGAGCAGTCGTCGAATCGGTAAATATCTGTTTTTCGCCTCACGCTTCTATCCGACGATTCCGGGTGTGCAGCCCTATGATCAGACGCCTGAAGCCTGGCAAGCGGCAGTCAACAATGCCGATGTAACCGACCTTTTGCCTCAATACCAGTTGGACGGATCAGACGTCCAGACTGCATTGATTGATCCTGCCGAATGTTTTGTGTCCGAAGCCGCCAGTAACAATGATTATTACTCTCCTGACATCATCACTCTGGCAGTGCTGGATCTGGACACGCTGCAGTTCAGTGATAGTGAATGTTACCTGGGTGCCAGCGAAACACTGTACGCATCTCCGAATGCTGTTTTTCTTGCCACGACTCAATACGACTATTCAGTGGGTCCCATCGCCGAAGACGGAAGTGTGGTTGATGTTGAGCAGGATGTGTTTCCGATTGATTTCATCTGGTCTGATCCGCGAGTGGATACAGATATTCATCAGTTCGATATTGATGGAGGGCAATTGGTCTACACCGGTTCTGGCACCGTGCCGGGACATCTGGGCTGGAATGAATTACGCAAGCCCTTCAGAATGAGTGAAAAGGATGGGTATCTGCGTGTGGCGACAATGAACGATCGCCAAGGGCTGGAGGAAAGCCCTATCCTGATGACAGTTTTGAAAGCGGACGGCAATGGCGAGCTGAAAACAGTATCGACTCTACCCAACTCGTCGCAACCAGCCTTCATTGGCAAGCCGGGCGAGCAGTTGTTTGCCTCACGTTTTCTCGGAGACCGGTCTTATCTGGTGACATTCAGGCAGACAGACCCCTTGTATGTTCTTGACCTGGCAGACCCGGAGAATCCGTTACTGGCGGGTGAGTTGCAGATCAACGGTTATAGCGACTATCTGCATCCAATTGACGAGAATTACCTACTAGGAATTGGTCGTGACGCGGACCCTGCATCGGGTGCTGAGTTGGGAATCAAGTTATCCCTGTTTGATGTGAGCAATCCGGCGTCTCCAAGCGAAATTCAGTCGGTGTTGGTAGGGCAGACCGGAACTCACTCAAGTGCCTTGTACGATCATCGTGCCATCACCGTACAGTCGGCGACCGAGCAACACCCTACCAGAGTCAGTTTTGGTATTAATGTCAATGGTCAGGCGCTGCCCAGTAGCTCTGCCACAGGAAATGATGTCTTCAGCTATTACGACTGGACTTACACAGGCCTGCACGGCTTCGATATCTCCACCGGTACTGATGCGGGTATTACCTTCAGAGGTGCGATGGTTGTGGAATCTGCAGCTAATGATGATGGTTATTTCTACCCGAGCTATGTCAATGATCGCTCAGTCATGGTCAATGATTCATTGTTCTATATTCACGGAACCCGGGTCTATGCCGCGCCATGGAACGATCTGGCTAATCCGACGCCTGCTAGATAA
- a CDS encoding response regulator, whose amino-acid sequence MKHPDDGHSAVTTADNNANVTVLLVDDSKTIRRSARSFLESEGYMVFTAVDGFEALAKVVEHRPSVVFVDIMMPRLDGYQTCALIKNNADFRNIPVIMLSSKDGLFDKARARVVGSDAHLSKPFTSRSLTDAVRWYASGSISSSKGANPAPENTVQPSETSDV is encoded by the coding sequence ATGAAACATCCGGACGATGGGCACAGCGCCGTTACGACGGCTGACAACAATGCGAACGTTACCGTGCTTCTGGTCGATGACAGCAAGACTATTCGTCGCTCGGCCCGTAGTTTCCTCGAATCCGAGGGTTATATGGTCTTCACAGCGGTGGATGGATTTGAAGCACTGGCCAAGGTGGTCGAGCATCGGCCTTCAGTGGTTTTTGTCGACATCATGATGCCTCGACTTGACGGTTATCAGACTTGTGCGCTTATCAAGAATAATGCAGATTTTCGAAACATTCCGGTCATCATGCTCTCCAGCAAGGATGGTCTGTTTGACAAGGCGCGCGCCAGAGTGGTCGGTAGTGACGCTCATTTGTCCAAACCGTTCACCTCTCGCAGCCTGACTGATGCAGTGCGCTGGTACGCTTCAGGCTCCATATCCTCCAGCAAGGGGGCCAATCCTGCGCCAGAGAATACGGTGCAGCCTTCTGAAACGAGCGACGTCTGA